GGTCTATTGCTTACGTTTGTTATGCCGATAATGGAAACATTTACTATACCTGTTTACGGAGAATTGAAACCACACTGGCTTGTGGCAGCTAATGTCTTGTATCCATTGGTGGGTTTTTATGTTGACAAAAAAATTAACATAGAAGATATTTCTAAGCAACACTTACTGTGCTTATGGATAATAAATGCATGTATGTTTATAATTAGTGGTCTTTGTGAACATTATTTTTTAAAATTCAATCCTGGTAATACTAATGAATTGTTTTTATGCTCAACTGATTTGATTACTGCGATTAATGCTTTTGTTACTGTTAAATATTTATGCTTTAAGAAGTGTTGGCAAATAAAAAAGGGGGCATTGTTTGTAGGGAGATTGGTGTTTGGCATATATTTGATACATATTTTACTGCTGTGGAAGATCCCATTTTTATTAGATGAGTTTTTGAAGATTGAAAAATACAGTAGTTTGGGGATTTTTGCTTCAGTGCTAATAGTTTTTCTTATTGCTGCTGTAATGATTAGTTTGTTAAAACATGTGCCTGTTATAAAAAGAATTGTATAAATATAAGTCTATATTCACAATTAAATACGTGATGTTAATTTGTGAGAGGATAAACTGAATGTAGTTATGATAATGGCTTATTTTTAGGTGAGAAGATGAAAAGTATTATACGACAAGGAACATACTTTACTGTCATTTCTGGTATTGGCTGGTGCATAGATTTCGGTGTGTTCTCACTGCTTGGCATATATGTGGGCATACCTGTGGCATATGCCAATATGCTCAGCTCATTGCCTGCCATAACATTTGTTTTTCTTATGGCTACGCGATATATCTTTGTGCAGCATGATGGAGAAATGAAGATTTGGCAAAAATATCTGGTATATGTCATTTATCAGGCAGTTTTGGTGATAGTAGCTTCGTTTTTGATACAGCATGTATATGACGGACTGAATTCAATCCAGATAGATATTTTATCTGAAGCTGGATTGAAATTGGTCTGCAAGTGTGCGGTGACACCTAT
The Selenomonas ruminantium AC2024 DNA segment above includes these coding regions:
- a CDS encoding acyltransferase, with translation MKFKLKIGVDKEVIAENASQQSRAEQSRAEQSRAEHIEALRIIAVLMVIFNHTNERGFSRAFADPNTLGWIWDVFVSTACKAGVPIFFMISGANLIGKDDSIRKCFFRVRKIFIVLFFWSIIYYGADAQSVNWELISDWIKRIVSMPYWHLWYLYAYIAFLCTLPLLRKIGKNINKQEFHLIMAIGLLLTFVMPIMETFTIPVYGELKPHWLVAANVLYPLVGFYVDKKINIEDISKQHLLCLWIINACMFIISGLCEHYFLKFNPGNTNELFLCSTDLITAINAFVTVKYLCFKKCWQIKKGALFVGRLVFGIYLIHILLLWKIPFLLDEFLKIEKYSSLGIFASVLIVFLIAAVMISLLKHVPVIKRIV
- a CDS encoding GtrA family protein gives rise to the protein MKSIIRQGTYFTVISGIGWCIDFGVFSLLGIYVGIPVAYANMLSSLPAITFVFLMATRYIFVQHDGEMKIWQKYLVYVIYQAVLVIVASFLIQHVYDGLNSIQIDILSEAGLKLVCKCAVTPITMMANFVFMKILSEKM